From the genome of Chelonia mydas isolate rCheMyd1 chromosome 2, rCheMyd1.pri.v2, whole genome shotgun sequence, one region includes:
- the ARC gene encoding activity-regulated cytoskeleton-associated protein has protein sequence MQLDSITNGSVHTFQGHRGVANKPNVILQIGKCRTEMLEHVRRTHRHLLTEVSKQVERELKGLQKSVGKLENNLEDHVPSTDNQRWKKSIKACLARCQETIAHLERWVKREMNVWREVFFRLEKWADRLEAMGGKYGPADHARQTVSVGVGGPEGRSNDGEIYDYALDMSQMYALTPSPGEITSMPQPHDSYQWITAPEDAPASPVETQIFEDPREFLSHLEEYLKQVGGTEEYWLSQIQNHMNGPAKKWWEYKQDSVKNWVEFKKEFLQYSEGTLTRDAIKRELDLPQKQGEPLDEFLWRKRDLYQTLYTDAEEEEIIQYVVGTLRPKFKRFLSHPLPKTLEQLIQRGKEVLSDFDQSEEPTPQRTPEHQPGDSVDSLTPSTTASPIASDETQPEPPSPPATVI, from the coding sequence ATGCAGCTGGATAGCATCACCAATGGGAGCGTCCACACCTTCCAGGGGCACCGCGGAGTAGCCAACAAGCCCAACGTGATCCTGCAGATAGGGAAGTGCAGGACTGAGATGCTGGAGCACGTCAGGAGGACCCACCGGCACCTCCTCACGGAGGTGTCCAAGCAGGTGGAGAGGGAGCTGAAAGGCTTGCAGAAATCAGTGGGGAAGCTAGAGAATAACCTGGAGGACCATGTCCCATCCACGGACAACCAGAGGTGGAAAAAGTCCATCAAGGCCTGCCTGGCCAGATGCCAGGAGACCATTGCCCACCTGGAGAGGTGGGTTAAGAGGGAGATGAATGTCTGGAGGGAGGTGTTCTTCCGCCTGGAGAAATGGGCAGACCGGTTGGAGGCTATGGGGGGGAAATATGGCCCCGCGGACCATGCCAGGCAGACTGTCTCCGTCGGGGTGGGAGGCCCGGAGGGCAGGAGCAATGACGGGGAGATTTATGATTATGCCCTTGACATGAGCCAAATGTACGCACTGACTCCCTCTCCCGGGGAGATAACTAGCATGCCCCAGCCCCACGACTCCTACCAGTGGATCACCGCCCCGGAGGACGCTCCGGCCTCCCCGGTGGAGACCCAGATCTTTGAGGACCCCCGGGAGTTTTTGAGCCACTTGGAGGAATATCTGAAGCAGGTGGGAGGGACTGAGGAGTACTGGCTTTCTCAGATCCAAAACCACATGAACGGCCCAGCTAAAAAGTGGTGGGAGTATAAGCAGGACTCGGTCAAGAACTGGGTGGAGTTCAAGAAGGAGTTCCTGCAGTACAGCGAGGGCACTTTGACCAGGGACGCCATCAAACGGGAGCTGGATCTACCCCAGAAGCAGGGGGAACCCCTGGATGAGTTCCTCTGGCGTAAAAGAGACCTGTATCAGACACTCTACACtgatgcagaggaggaggagattatCCAGTATGTGGTAGGCACCCTCCGGCCCAAATTCAAGCGCTTCCTGAGTCACCCCTTGCCCAAGACCTTGGAGCAGTTGATCCAGAGGGGGAAGGAAGTCCTAAGTGACTTCGACCAGTCAGAAGAGCCGACCCCCCAGAGAACCCCAGAGCATCAGCCAGGGGACTCAGTTGATAGCTTGACACCTTCAACCACAGCTAGTCCCATTGCCAGCGATGAGACGCAACCCGAGCCCCCTAGCCCACCAGCTACGGTGATATGA